Proteins encoded together in one Sylvia atricapilla isolate bSylAtr1 chromosome 2, bSylAtr1.pri, whole genome shotgun sequence window:
- the HEPHL1 gene encoding ferroxidase HEPHL1 isoform X2: MPPVQCGGRLRALGFLWLWALVEAKTRTYYLGIVEANWDYAPSGKNLITGQSLLEDKFAKVYATRGANRIGRVYKKAIFRQFTDDTYSQEIPKAAWLGFLGPVLKAEEEDVFVIHLKNFGSRPYSVHPHGVFYDKDSEGALYPDGTGGKSKEDDFVVPGGNYTYTWPVRKDYSPTLADSNCLTWIYHSHIDTPRDIASGLIGPLLVCKKGTADETTIEGTGAANAFALMFSIVDENFSWYLDENIKTFCLEPDTVDKEDDGFQTSNRMHAINGYIYGNLPGLEMCADTSMSWHLFGMGSEIDIHAAYFYGHTFTSRDQRADVVGLFPATFITAEMTPGSPGRWLITCQVNEHLRGGMEALYDVQICKKNLSHSSPISHMRSYYIAAEEVLWNYGPDGYDKFTGQGLNATGSESATYFTQGTDRIGGQYWKVRYVGYTDATFSKKTWSEDMKHLGILGPVIKAEVGDTVLVTFANKARRSYSIMAHGVSFSKLSEGAPYLDGYLKPGAHVKPGETFTYKWRVPENGGPGESDPPCLTYLYYSATDAVKDTNSGLVGPLLVCRKNTLNHDGTQKGIDREFYLLFSIFDENDSWYLNKNIETFTGDPSKVDENDADFMESNKMHAVNGYLYGNLPGLTMCKNDKVSWHLIGLGSHYDMHGVHFQGNTIDLRGTTRDGLALFPHLSGTALMQPDRVGTFKVVCRTFDHFVGGMKHLYEVSSCRNTTRAQQQRGAMRIYYIAAEEVEWDYASNKSSAPKIYNISSYEESYGHIFLSQAEDLIGSKYKKVVYREYTSGNFTQRKVRTEEEEHLEILGPLLHAEVGDSVLIVFKNKASRPYSISAHGIEEVGCEEQPETPITLPGEINTYRWNVPERSGPGRTDPNCITWVYYSTANFVKDTYSGLIGPLVVCRKGTLDERGLRKDIDREFTLLFMVFDENESWYLKENIETYLHKNPDDFNSTRNFVEGNSLHAINGKIYNSLLGLTMNEGDRTNWYLIGMGNEVDIHTVHFHAQTFIFKTDKDHRGDVYDLFPGTFQTVELVAENPGTWLLHCHVADHIHAGMETTYTINKSEWEVPSEGGHTTGAYNTTTDTNRTTAKDYDNKVGNFFGKTLSPGEASLILAAFFCIGLVLLSTALIFFCFITHQGNRIHYTALHDKSAFLADSL, translated from the exons ATGCCTCCCGTGCAGTGCGGCGGCCGTCTCCGCGCCCTGGGGTTCCTCTGGCTGTGGGCACTGGTGGAAGCAAAGACCAGAACTTACTACCTCGGGATTGTGGAAGCGAACTGGGACTATGCACCATCTGGGAAAAATCTCATCACAGGGCAAAGCCTCTTAGAGGACAA GTTTGCAAAGGTGTATGCAACAAGAGGAGCCAACCGGATAGGACGTGTGTACAAAAAGGCCATTTTTAGGCAATTCACAGATGACACTTACTCCCAGGAGATCCCCAAAGCAGCATGGCTGGGGTTCCTTGGTCCAGTCTTGAAGGCAGAAGAAGAGGATGTCTTTGTCATTCATCTGAAAAACTTTGGTTCCCGCCCATACTCTGTGCACCCACACGGGGTCTTCTATGACAAGGACTCTGAAG GAGCTCTTTACCCTGATGGAACTGGTGGTAAAAGCAAAGAGGACGACTTTGTTGTTCCCGGTGGAAATTACACATACACATGGCCAGTAAGGAAAGATTATTCCCCAACTTTGGCAGACTCAAACTGCTTGACTTGGATTTACCATTCTCACATTGACACACCAAGAGATATTGCATCTGGTTTAATTGGGCCTCTGCTGGTGTGTAAAAAAG GCACTGCAGATGAGACCACAATAGAAGGGACTGGTGCTGCTAATGCTTTTGCCCTGATGTTTAGCATTGTAGATGAAAACTTCAGCTGGTACCTCGATGAGAATATAAAGACCTTCTGCTTAGAACCAGACACAGTTGACAAAGAGGATGATGGTTTCCAGACCAGCAACCGAATGCATG CTATTAATGGTTACATATATGGCAATCTCCCTGGCTTGGAGATGTGTGCTGACACTTCCATGTCCTGGCACTTGTTTGGCATGGGAAGTGAGATAGATATCCACGCTGCTTATTTCTATGGCCACACGTTCACTAGCAGGGACCAGAGAGCAGATGTCGTCGGCCTCTTCCCGGCGACGTTCATCACGGCTGAGATGACTCCTGGCAGCCCCGGGAGGTGGCTGATAACGTGCCAGGTCAATGAGCACTTACGAG gtGGCATGGAGGCACTATATGATGTTCAGATctgcaaaaaaaacctgtcTCACTCTTCACCAATCAGTCATATGAGAAGCTATTACATCGCTGCTGAAGAAGTGCTCTGGAATTATGGACCTGACGGTTATGATAAATTCACTGGGCAGGGTTTGAACGCCACTGGCAG TGAATCTGCAACATATTTCACACAAGGGACTGACAGAATAGGAGGGCAATACTGGAAAGTTCGCTATGTGGGATATACTGACGCAACGTTCAGTAAGAAGACTTGGTCAGAGGACATGAAGCACCTGGGAATACTTG GCCCTGTTATAAAAGCTGAAGTGGGAGATACAGTGCTGGTTACTTTTGCCAACAAAGCCAGAAGAAGCTATAGCATTATGGCCCATGGTGTAAGCTTCAGCAAACTGTCAGAAGGTGCTCCCTACTTGGATG GCTACCTGAAGCCAGGAGCCCATGTCAAGCCAGGTGAAACCTTCACATACAAATGGAGAGTGCCTGAAAATGGAGGTCCAGGAGAGAGTGACCCCCCGTGCCTGACCTACCTGTACTATTCAGCCACCGATGCTGTCAAGGACACCAACTCTGGCCTCGTGGGACCTTTGCTGGTCTGTCGGAAGAACACCCTGAATCATGATGGGACACAG AAAGGAATAGACAGAGAATTTTACCTCCTCTTTTCAATTTTTGATGAGAATGACAGCTGGTATCTGAACAAGAATATTGAAACATTTACTGGAGACCCTTCAAAAGTAGACGAAAATGATGCTGATTTCATGGAATCCAACAAAATGCATG ctgtcAACGGCTACTTGTATGGCAATCTGCCAGGCCTGACCATGTGCAAGAATGATAAGGTCTCCTGGCACCTCATTGGGCTGGGCAGTCACTATGACATGCACGGGGTTCATTTTCAAGGAAACACCATCGACTTGAGAGGGACGACAAGGGATGGGCTGGCCTTGTTTCCTCATTTATCAGGGACAGCACTAATGCAGCCAGACCGTGTGG gcACATTCAAAGTGGTTTGCAGGACTTTTGATCACTTTGTTGGTGGCATGAAACATCTCTACGAGGTCAGCAGCTGCCGCAACACCACCCGAGCCCAGCAGCAGCGTGGAGCCATGAGGATCTACTACATTGCTGCAGAGGAAGTTGAGTGGGATTATGCCTCAAATAAGAGCTCAGCACCAAAGATTTACAACATCAGCAGCTATGAGGAAAG CTATGGGCATATTTTTCTGAGCCAAGCAGAGGACTTGATCGGTTCAAAATACAAGAAGGTGGTTTACAGGGAGTACACAAGTGGCAACTTCACACAGCGCAAAGTGAGGACAGAAGAGGAAGAACACTTGGAAATCCTGG GGCCATTACTCCATGCTGAGGTTGGTGACTCTGTACTGATCGTATTTAAGAACAAAGCCAGCAGGCCTTACTCGATAAGTGCACATGGTATAGAAGAAGTGGGTTGTGAAGAACAGCCTGAGACACCAATTACCCTCCCTG GGGAAATAAACACCTACAGGTGGAACGTCCCAGAACGATCCGGTCCTGGCAGAACAGATCCAAATTGTATCACTTGGGTTTATTATTCAACTGCAAATTTTGTAAAG gacaCATACAGTGGTCTGATCGGGCCTCTTGTAGTTTGCCGAAAAGGAACTCTAGATGAAAGAGGTCTAAGGAAAGACATCGATCGTGAATTTACTCTTCTGTTTATGGTGTTCGATGAAAATGAATCCTggtatttgaaagaaaacattgaaaCATACCTTCATAAGAATCCTGATGATTTTAATTCCACTAGGAACTTTGTAGAAGGCAACAGCCTGCATG cAATCAATGGGAAGATTTACAACAGTCTCTTGGGTCTAACAATGAATGAAGGTGATAGGACAAACTGGTATTTGATAGGAATGGGTAATGAAGTGGATATCCACACAGTTCACTTCCATGCACAGACCTTCATCTTCAAG ACAGATAAGGACCACAGAGGAGATGTATATGACCTTTTCCCTGGGACTTTCCAGACAGTTGAACTCGTAGCAGAAAACCCTGGAACGTGGCTTCTGCACTGTCACGTGGCTGATCACATCCATGCTGGCATGGAGACAACCTACACCATCAATAAATCAG AGTGGGAAGTTCCTTCAGAAGGAGGACACACCACTGGAGCATACAATACAACTACTGATACAAATAGAACCACTGCAAAGG ATTATGACAACAAAGTGGGCAATTTTTTCGGCAAAACTTTGAGTCCAGGAGAAGCCAGCCTGATACTCGCAGCTTTTTTTTGCATTGGACTTGTTCTACTGTCAACAGCATTAATCTTCTTCTGCTTCATCACCCACCAAGGAAATAGAATCCATTACACAGCTCTGCATGATAAAAGTGCATTTCTGGCAGATTCCCTATAA
- the HEPHL1 gene encoding ferroxidase HEPHL1 isoform X1, with amino-acid sequence MPPVQCGGRLRALGFLWLWALVEAKTRTYYLGIVEANWDYAPSGKNLITGQSLLEDKFAKVYATRGANRIGRVYKKAIFRQFTDDTYSQEIPKAAWLGFLGPVLKAEEEDVFVIHLKNFGSRPYSVHPHGVFYDKDSEGALYPDGTGGKSKEDDFVVPGGNYTYTWPVRKDYSPTLADSNCLTWIYHSHIDTPRDIASGLIGPLLVCKKGTADETTIEGTGAANAFALMFSIVDENFSWYLDENIKTFCLEPDTVDKEDDGFQTSNRMHAINGYIYGNLPGLEMCADTSMSWHLFGMGSEIDIHAAYFYGHTFTSRDQRADVVGLFPATFITAEMTPGSPGRWLITCQVNEHLRGGMEALYDVQICKKNLSHSSPISHMRSYYIAAEEVLWNYGPDGYDKFTGQGLNATGSESATYFTQGTDRIGGQYWKVRYVGYTDATFSKKTWSEDMKHLGILGPVIKAEVGDTVLVTFANKARRSYSIMAHGVSFSKLSEGAPYLDGYLKPGAHVKPGETFTYKWRVPENGGPGESDPPCLTYLYYSATDAVKDTNSGLVGPLLVCRKNTLNHDGTQKGIDREFYLLFSIFDENDSWYLNKNIETFTGDPSKVDENDADFMESNKMHAVNGYLYGNLPGLTMCKNDKVSWHLIGLGSHYDMHGVHFQGNTIDLRGTTRDGLALFPHLSGTALMQPDRVGTFKVVCRTFDHFVGGMKHLYEVSSCRNTTRAQQQRGAMRIYYIAAEEVEWDYASNKSSAPKIYNISSYEESYGHIFLSQAEDLIGSKYKKVVYREYTSGNFTQRKVRTEEEEHLEILGPLLHAEVGDSVLIVFKNKASRPYSISAHGIEEVGCEEQPETPITLPGEINTYRWNVPERSGPGRTDPNCITWVYYSTANFVKDTYSGLIGPLVVCRKGTLDERGLRKDIDREFTLLFMVFDENESWYLKENIETYLHKNPDDFNSTRNFVEGNSLHAINGKIYNSLLGLTMNEGDRTNWYLIGMGNEVDIHTVHFHAQTFIFKTDKDHRGDVYDLFPGTFQTVELVAENPGTWLLHCHVADHIHAGMETTYTINKSEERQEWEVPSEGGHTTGAYNTTTDTNRTTAKDYDNKVGNFFGKTLSPGEASLILAAFFCIGLVLLSTALIFFCFITHQGNRIHYTALHDKSAFLADSL; translated from the exons ATGCCTCCCGTGCAGTGCGGCGGCCGTCTCCGCGCCCTGGGGTTCCTCTGGCTGTGGGCACTGGTGGAAGCAAAGACCAGAACTTACTACCTCGGGATTGTGGAAGCGAACTGGGACTATGCACCATCTGGGAAAAATCTCATCACAGGGCAAAGCCTCTTAGAGGACAA GTTTGCAAAGGTGTATGCAACAAGAGGAGCCAACCGGATAGGACGTGTGTACAAAAAGGCCATTTTTAGGCAATTCACAGATGACACTTACTCCCAGGAGATCCCCAAAGCAGCATGGCTGGGGTTCCTTGGTCCAGTCTTGAAGGCAGAAGAAGAGGATGTCTTTGTCATTCATCTGAAAAACTTTGGTTCCCGCCCATACTCTGTGCACCCACACGGGGTCTTCTATGACAAGGACTCTGAAG GAGCTCTTTACCCTGATGGAACTGGTGGTAAAAGCAAAGAGGACGACTTTGTTGTTCCCGGTGGAAATTACACATACACATGGCCAGTAAGGAAAGATTATTCCCCAACTTTGGCAGACTCAAACTGCTTGACTTGGATTTACCATTCTCACATTGACACACCAAGAGATATTGCATCTGGTTTAATTGGGCCTCTGCTGGTGTGTAAAAAAG GCACTGCAGATGAGACCACAATAGAAGGGACTGGTGCTGCTAATGCTTTTGCCCTGATGTTTAGCATTGTAGATGAAAACTTCAGCTGGTACCTCGATGAGAATATAAAGACCTTCTGCTTAGAACCAGACACAGTTGACAAAGAGGATGATGGTTTCCAGACCAGCAACCGAATGCATG CTATTAATGGTTACATATATGGCAATCTCCCTGGCTTGGAGATGTGTGCTGACACTTCCATGTCCTGGCACTTGTTTGGCATGGGAAGTGAGATAGATATCCACGCTGCTTATTTCTATGGCCACACGTTCACTAGCAGGGACCAGAGAGCAGATGTCGTCGGCCTCTTCCCGGCGACGTTCATCACGGCTGAGATGACTCCTGGCAGCCCCGGGAGGTGGCTGATAACGTGCCAGGTCAATGAGCACTTACGAG gtGGCATGGAGGCACTATATGATGTTCAGATctgcaaaaaaaacctgtcTCACTCTTCACCAATCAGTCATATGAGAAGCTATTACATCGCTGCTGAAGAAGTGCTCTGGAATTATGGACCTGACGGTTATGATAAATTCACTGGGCAGGGTTTGAACGCCACTGGCAG TGAATCTGCAACATATTTCACACAAGGGACTGACAGAATAGGAGGGCAATACTGGAAAGTTCGCTATGTGGGATATACTGACGCAACGTTCAGTAAGAAGACTTGGTCAGAGGACATGAAGCACCTGGGAATACTTG GCCCTGTTATAAAAGCTGAAGTGGGAGATACAGTGCTGGTTACTTTTGCCAACAAAGCCAGAAGAAGCTATAGCATTATGGCCCATGGTGTAAGCTTCAGCAAACTGTCAGAAGGTGCTCCCTACTTGGATG GCTACCTGAAGCCAGGAGCCCATGTCAAGCCAGGTGAAACCTTCACATACAAATGGAGAGTGCCTGAAAATGGAGGTCCAGGAGAGAGTGACCCCCCGTGCCTGACCTACCTGTACTATTCAGCCACCGATGCTGTCAAGGACACCAACTCTGGCCTCGTGGGACCTTTGCTGGTCTGTCGGAAGAACACCCTGAATCATGATGGGACACAG AAAGGAATAGACAGAGAATTTTACCTCCTCTTTTCAATTTTTGATGAGAATGACAGCTGGTATCTGAACAAGAATATTGAAACATTTACTGGAGACCCTTCAAAAGTAGACGAAAATGATGCTGATTTCATGGAATCCAACAAAATGCATG ctgtcAACGGCTACTTGTATGGCAATCTGCCAGGCCTGACCATGTGCAAGAATGATAAGGTCTCCTGGCACCTCATTGGGCTGGGCAGTCACTATGACATGCACGGGGTTCATTTTCAAGGAAACACCATCGACTTGAGAGGGACGACAAGGGATGGGCTGGCCTTGTTTCCTCATTTATCAGGGACAGCACTAATGCAGCCAGACCGTGTGG gcACATTCAAAGTGGTTTGCAGGACTTTTGATCACTTTGTTGGTGGCATGAAACATCTCTACGAGGTCAGCAGCTGCCGCAACACCACCCGAGCCCAGCAGCAGCGTGGAGCCATGAGGATCTACTACATTGCTGCAGAGGAAGTTGAGTGGGATTATGCCTCAAATAAGAGCTCAGCACCAAAGATTTACAACATCAGCAGCTATGAGGAAAG CTATGGGCATATTTTTCTGAGCCAAGCAGAGGACTTGATCGGTTCAAAATACAAGAAGGTGGTTTACAGGGAGTACACAAGTGGCAACTTCACACAGCGCAAAGTGAGGACAGAAGAGGAAGAACACTTGGAAATCCTGG GGCCATTACTCCATGCTGAGGTTGGTGACTCTGTACTGATCGTATTTAAGAACAAAGCCAGCAGGCCTTACTCGATAAGTGCACATGGTATAGAAGAAGTGGGTTGTGAAGAACAGCCTGAGACACCAATTACCCTCCCTG GGGAAATAAACACCTACAGGTGGAACGTCCCAGAACGATCCGGTCCTGGCAGAACAGATCCAAATTGTATCACTTGGGTTTATTATTCAACTGCAAATTTTGTAAAG gacaCATACAGTGGTCTGATCGGGCCTCTTGTAGTTTGCCGAAAAGGAACTCTAGATGAAAGAGGTCTAAGGAAAGACATCGATCGTGAATTTACTCTTCTGTTTATGGTGTTCGATGAAAATGAATCCTggtatttgaaagaaaacattgaaaCATACCTTCATAAGAATCCTGATGATTTTAATTCCACTAGGAACTTTGTAGAAGGCAACAGCCTGCATG cAATCAATGGGAAGATTTACAACAGTCTCTTGGGTCTAACAATGAATGAAGGTGATAGGACAAACTGGTATTTGATAGGAATGGGTAATGAAGTGGATATCCACACAGTTCACTTCCATGCACAGACCTTCATCTTCAAG ACAGATAAGGACCACAGAGGAGATGTATATGACCTTTTCCCTGGGACTTTCCAGACAGTTGAACTCGTAGCAGAAAACCCTGGAACGTGGCTTCTGCACTGTCACGTGGCTGATCACATCCATGCTGGCATGGAGACAACCTACACCATCAATAAATCAG aagAGAGACAAGAGTGGGAAGTTCCTTCAGAAGGAGGACACACCACTGGAGCATACAATACAACTACTGATACAAATAGAACCACTGCAAAGG ATTATGACAACAAAGTGGGCAATTTTTTCGGCAAAACTTTGAGTCCAGGAGAAGCCAGCCTGATACTCGCAGCTTTTTTTTGCATTGGACTTGTTCTACTGTCAACAGCATTAATCTTCTTCTGCTTCATCACCCACCAAGGAAATAGAATCCATTACACAGCTCTGCATGATAAAAGTGCATTTCTGGCAGATTCCCTATAA